In Pseudobacter ginsenosidimutans, the following are encoded in one genomic region:
- a CDS encoding YebC/PmpR family DNA-binding transcriptional regulator, whose amino-acid sequence MGRIFEVRKSTMFARWDKMAKQFSRIGKEIVIAVKAGGPDPNTNPALRRCMANAKSVNMPKDRVEAAIKRASGKEMDNYEEILYEGYGPHGVAILVETATDNHVRTVANVKSHFNKGNGALGNSGSVAFQFKKMGVFKLNPEGLSQEDLELELIDFGLEEMGEGTGENGETVLVLRVGFTDFGNMQKALEEKNITPISAELEWIPGTTVELGEEQAQEVLKLVDRLEQDEDVQKVFHNLA is encoded by the coding sequence ATGGGTAGGATATTTGAAGTTCGGAAGTCCACCATGTTTGCCCGGTGGGACAAAATGGCTAAACAATTCAGCCGTATCGGAAAAGAGATCGTGATCGCCGTTAAAGCCGGTGGCCCCGACCCCAATACCAACCCGGCCCTCCGTCGCTGCATGGCTAACGCCAAGAGCGTGAACATGCCGAAGGACCGCGTGGAAGCCGCCATCAAACGCGCCTCCGGTAAGGAAATGGATAACTATGAGGAGATCCTTTACGAAGGATACGGCCCTCATGGCGTAGCCATCCTGGTGGAAACTGCCACCGATAATCACGTTCGTACCGTTGCCAACGTGAAATCCCATTTCAACAAAGGGAATGGCGCACTCGGCAACAGCGGCAGTGTAGCCTTCCAGTTTAAAAAGATGGGCGTTTTCAAACTGAACCCCGAAGGCCTTAGCCAGGAAGACCTGGAGCTGGAGCTGATCGATTTCGGCCTGGAAGAAATGGGAGAAGGAACCGGAGAGAACGGCGAAACAGTACTGGTACTGCGCGTAGGCTTCACCGATTTCGGTAACATGCAGAAAGCACTCGAAGAAAAGAACATCACTCCCATCAGCGCCGAACTGGAATGGATCCCCGGCACTACCGTTGAATTAGGTGAAGAACAGGCACAGGAAGTACTGAAACTGGTAGACAGACTGGAGCAGGATGAAGATGTACAGAAAGTGTTTCACAATCTCGCATAA
- a CDS encoding IS256 family transposase, whose product MEKKNFDFESFKKQATSRLKNGESLLGKDGVLTPLLKEFLEGALDGELEAHLEEDPAENNRKNGKGRKQVKTSIGTVDINPPRDRNGSFEPELIPKRHKTLGVDLDRQIIALYARGASYSDIRDHLMDMYGLEASTATISRVTDKILPLIQEWRSRPLERVYPFVWLDAIHYKVRHEGRVVSRAVYCIIGLTQEGYKELLGMYIGENEGAKFWLQVLTDLQNRGLEDIFIACIDNLTGFADAIESVFPKTEVQLCIVHQVRNSQKYLSYKDLKPFMKDLQNVYKATTIELAERSLDQLESNWGERYPKVIESWRKNWPRLSNYFQYNKDVRRIMYTTNIIEGFHRQLRAVTKSKGAFQSEDALMKLLFLVQENICARWNKPVHNWNQTLAQLSIIFSDRLKLNL is encoded by the coding sequence ATGGAAAAGAAAAACTTTGATTTCGAGAGCTTCAAGAAGCAGGCAACAAGTCGTTTGAAGAACGGCGAAAGCCTTTTAGGTAAGGATGGAGTACTCACCCCATTGCTGAAAGAGTTCCTGGAAGGGGCTCTGGATGGGGAACTGGAAGCTCATTTAGAGGAAGATCCTGCAGAGAACAATCGTAAGAATGGCAAAGGCCGCAAACAGGTAAAGACTTCGATTGGTACTGTAGACATCAACCCACCGCGTGATCGCAATGGCAGCTTCGAGCCGGAGCTGATTCCCAAAAGACATAAGACGTTAGGAGTAGATCTGGACCGCCAGATTATAGCCTTATATGCTCGTGGAGCAAGCTATAGTGATATTCGGGACCATCTGATGGATATGTATGGCCTGGAAGCCTCCACAGCAACCATCAGCCGTGTTACTGATAAAATTCTTCCCCTGATCCAGGAGTGGCGCAGTCGTCCATTGGAGCGGGTCTATCCGTTTGTATGGCTGGATGCCATTCATTACAAGGTTCGTCATGAAGGTCGTGTGGTAAGTCGTGCTGTCTATTGCATTATCGGCCTCACTCAGGAAGGGTACAAGGAACTGCTGGGTATGTACATCGGAGAAAATGAAGGTGCAAAATTCTGGCTGCAGGTACTTACTGATCTGCAAAACCGAGGTCTGGAAGATATTTTCATTGCCTGTATTGATAACCTGACTGGCTTTGCCGATGCTATCGAGAGTGTGTTTCCGAAAACAGAAGTCCAGTTATGTATTGTGCACCAGGTCCGCAATTCTCAAAAATATCTCTCTTACAAAGACCTCAAGCCTTTTATGAAAGACTTGCAAAACGTCTACAAAGCAACTACCATAGAACTGGCGGAACGCAGCCTTGATCAGCTGGAATCCAACTGGGGAGAGCGTTATCCGAAGGTTATCGAATCCTGGAGAAAGAACTGGCCCAGACTGAGCAACTACTTCCAGTATAACAAAGATGTTCGAAGGATCATGTACACCACTAACATCATTGAAGGCTTCCATCGTCAACTAAGAGCTGTCACCAAATCAAAAGGCGCCTTCCAATCGGAAGACGCCCTAATGAAGCTTTTATTCCTGGTGCAGGAAAATATATGTGCCAGGTGGAATAAGCCTGTCCACAACTGGAACCAGACATTGGCTCAATTATCCATTATCTTTAGTGATAGATTAAAACTCAATCTTTAA
- a CDS encoding DUF5000 domain-containing lipoprotein, with protein MCAPKNIMLLLLVALTVFACKEELIGPPGGDGKGPGPVSNVSVENLPGAAKLTYTLPSDPDLMYVVAEFSPRTNSNRDVKSSFYNNSLVVDGFGESKPFEVRLYAVDKEEKRSEPVIVTVNPATPPIQKVYASVELKEDFGGLNVRFKNPDGGNIVFSVMKKNSGSEFQEIQKYYTKDTAGTFSVRGMPSEPVTFGVVLRDRWDNHSDTLTADLTPIYEVQVPDNTITLKKMTGDVFTPRSPWKWEWIWDGIIEHTANKFLVTQVGTGMPQSFTMDLGKTYKLSRYKYWQRTDASYYAQGPQYWELYGSNDPNPDGSFDASWVKLLSCEHVKPSGLPPGENTAEDLEKLKAGLEFNFPLDAPPCRYIRWKTLSSWAGTDFQVLGDIIVYGNDQ; from the coding sequence ATGTGTGCTCCTAAAAATATAATGCTCCTGCTGTTGGTTGCTCTGACAGTATTCGCCTGTAAAGAAGAATTGATTGGGCCTCCGGGAGGAGATGGAAAAGGACCCGGACCGGTTTCGAACGTAAGCGTGGAGAACCTGCCTGGCGCTGCCAAACTTACGTATACACTTCCTTCTGATCCCGATCTCATGTATGTGGTGGCTGAATTCAGTCCACGTACCAACAGCAACAGGGATGTAAAATCATCTTTCTATAACAATTCTCTGGTGGTGGATGGATTTGGAGAGAGCAAACCATTTGAAGTGAGATTGTATGCGGTTGACAAGGAAGAGAAAAGGTCGGAACCTGTTATAGTTACTGTGAATCCTGCTACGCCTCCCATTCAGAAAGTGTATGCTTCGGTGGAATTGAAAGAAGATTTTGGTGGCCTGAACGTAAGGTTCAAGAATCCCGATGGCGGTAATATCGTTTTCAGTGTGATGAAAAAGAATAGTGGCAGTGAATTCCAGGAGATACAGAAATATTATACAAAAGATACGGCAGGTACTTTCTCCGTGCGGGGTATGCCTTCCGAGCCCGTCACTTTTGGCGTGGTGTTGCGTGACAGGTGGGACAATCATTCCGATACACTCACAGCCGATCTGACGCCTATCTATGAAGTACAGGTGCCTGATAATACCATCACGCTTAAAAAAATGACCGGTGATGTATTCACGCCGCGCAGCCCCTGGAAATGGGAGTGGATCTGGGATGGTATCATTGAACATACTGCCAACAAATTCCTGGTTACACAGGTAGGTACGGGCATGCCTCAGTCCTTCACCATGGATCTGGGAAAAACGTATAAGCTAAGCCGTTATAAGTACTGGCAGCGGACAGACGCTTCTTACTATGCACAGGGTCCGCAGTACTGGGAGCTCTATGGCTCCAACGATCCCAACCCCGATGGAAGTTTCGATGCCAGTTGGGTAAAGCTGCTCAGTTGCGAGCATGTGAAACCAAGCGGCCTGCCGCCCGGTGAGAATACAGCGGAGGATCTGGAGAAGCTGAAAGCTGGTCTGGAATTCAATTTCCCGCTGGATGCGCCACCCTGCCGCTATATCAGATGGAAGACGCTTTCTTCCTGGGCAGGTACTGATTTCCAGGTGCTGGGTGACATTATCGTTTACGGAAACGATCAATAA
- a CDS encoding pyridoxal phosphate-dependent aminotransferase: MLTISQRGNAMPPSPIRKLVPFAEAAKKKGTKVYHLNIGQPDIETPPQILDAVRHADFKVLEYSHSAGNESYRRKLVDYYKKVGIEVDHNQIIITTGGSEAIIFGFMACLDPGDEVIIPEPFYANYNGFAVEAEVVVKPITSSIETGFALPAISEFEKMITPRTKAIVICNPNNPTGYLYSQEEMDTLKQIVIKHNLFLFSDEAYREFAYDGKQISAMQLEGAEQNVILMDTISKRYSACGGRIGAFVTKNKQVLDAAMKFAQARLSPPSFAQILGEAAVDLPENYFDATRAEYLRRRDVLVKRLNAMDGVFCPNPGGAFYAMAKLPIDDSDKFCQWLLESFNHNNATVMLAPATGFYGTKGLGLNEVRLAYVLNVDDLNGAMDCLEAALKVYPGRTK; this comes from the coding sequence ATGTTAACGATTAGCCAGCGTGGCAATGCAATGCCACCATCACCCATCCGTAAACTGGTTCCCTTCGCGGAAGCAGCCAAGAAAAAAGGAACGAAAGTATACCATCTCAATATTGGTCAGCCGGATATTGAAACGCCTCCCCAGATCCTGGACGCTGTTCGCCATGCCGATTTCAAAGTGCTGGAATACAGTCACAGTGCGGGCAATGAGAGCTATCGCCGCAAGCTGGTCGATTACTATAAGAAAGTAGGTATTGAAGTGGACCATAACCAGATCATCATCACTACCGGCGGATCCGAAGCCATCATCTTTGGTTTCATGGCCTGCCTCGATCCCGGTGATGAAGTGATCATTCCCGAGCCTTTCTACGCCAACTACAATGGATTTGCCGTGGAAGCTGAAGTGGTGGTAAAGCCCATCACCTCCTCCATCGAAACCGGATTTGCACTGCCCGCCATCAGCGAGTTTGAAAAAATGATCACACCCCGCACCAAAGCCATCGTGATCTGCAATCCCAACAATCCTACCGGCTACCTCTACAGCCAGGAAGAAATGGACACCCTGAAACAGATCGTGATTAAGCACAACCTCTTCCTGTTTTCGGATGAGGCATACCGTGAGTTCGCATACGATGGCAAACAGATCAGCGCCATGCAGCTCGAAGGAGCCGAGCAGAACGTGATCCTGATGGATACTATCTCCAAGCGATACAGCGCCTGCGGCGGTCGTATCGGAGCATTCGTAACCAAGAACAAACAAGTGCTGGATGCCGCCATGAAATTTGCACAGGCGCGCCTCAGCCCTCCCTCCTTTGCACAGATCCTCGGAGAAGCAGCCGTAGACCTGCCTGAAAACTATTTCGACGCCACACGCGCCGAATACCTCAGGCGCAGGGATGTACTGGTAAAAAGACTGAATGCCATGGATGGCGTATTCTGCCCCAATCCCGGCGGCGCCTTTTATGCTATGGCCAAACTGCCCATCGATGATTCCGATAAATTCTGCCAGTGGCTGCTGGAATCTTTCAATCACAACAACGCCACTGTAATGCTGGCGCCTGCCACCGGTTTCTACGGAACGAAAGGACTTGGATTGAATGAAGTTCGCCTGGCCTATGTACTGAATGTAGACGATCTCAATGGCGCCATGGATTGCCTGGAAGCTGCATTGAAAGTTTACCCGGGAAGAACGAAATAA
- a CDS encoding DUF1573 domain-containing protein, protein MKHLLLALSVFFVSATVFAQAPATVQKAENVVKFKELVHDFGKIKQGVPVTYNFAFTNVGTKPVVIEAATASCGCTTPVKPEAPIAKGKADKITAGFNASALGPFNKTITIKVAGIDAPLDLRITGEVLNEVDYAKYQQSKGNKSK, encoded by the coding sequence ATGAAACATCTCCTTCTGGCACTCAGCGTATTTTTCGTATCAGCAACAGTATTCGCCCAGGCCCCTGCTACAGTGCAGAAAGCAGAAAATGTTGTGAAGTTCAAAGAACTGGTTCACGATTTTGGTAAGATCAAACAAGGTGTACCTGTAACGTACAATTTCGCTTTCACCAATGTTGGCACAAAGCCTGTTGTAATTGAAGCTGCTACTGCATCCTGCGGTTGCACCACTCCGGTAAAACCTGAAGCTCCCATTGCAAAAGGAAAGGCAGACAAGATCACTGCCGGTTTCAACGCTTCTGCACTCGGGCCCTTTAACAAAACCATCACCATCAAGGTAGCGGGTATCGATGCCCCACTGGATCTTCGTATCACCGGTGAAGTGCTGAATGAAGTGGATTATGCAAAATATCAGCAATCAAAAGGGAACAAGTCCAAGTAA
- a CDS encoding DUF1573 domain-containing protein translates to MIRRFLAFAIVIFLSGSVSLKAQTATAAQAGTEVLQLKETGYDFGKIPQGRPVTHIFEIVNTGKTPLLLTNVQASCGCTTPEWSRDPIKPGATAQIKVGYNSAAEGYFNKSITILYNNNQSKTLLISGTVYKTPVTAAPVNASIALLKNINGH, encoded by the coding sequence ATGATCAGAAGGTTTTTAGCATTTGCCATCGTCATATTCCTGTCCGGATCCGTTTCGTTGAAAGCGCAGACCGCCACTGCCGCGCAGGCCGGCACTGAAGTGCTGCAACTGAAAGAAACAGGGTACGATTTTGGCAAGATCCCACAGGGGAGGCCCGTGACACATATTTTTGAAATAGTGAACACAGGTAAAACTCCTTTGTTATTGACCAATGTGCAGGCATCCTGCGGCTGTACCACTCCCGAGTGGAGCAGGGATCCGATTAAACCCGGCGCCACTGCACAGATCAAAGTAGGATATAATTCGGCTGCTGAAGGATACTTCAACAAGTCGATCACGATCCTCTACAACAATAACCAGTCAAAAACGCTGTTGATCTCCGGTACTGTGTACAAGACACCAGTTACTGCAGCGCCGGTCAACGCGTCTATCGCATTATTAAAAAACATTAATGGTCACTAA
- a CDS encoding trimeric intracellular cation channel family protein, translating to MNKFYLDIIETGGTIAFGLSGAFMAMEKRLDPFGVIIITFVTAIGGGTVRDMLIGKTPVTWLQDNSTALIILGTAIAALLFGKYLKQLSKTMFFFDSLGLGLFTVVGIEKGQEAGLSSLICIALGTTTGCFGGVLRDVLLNNIPLIFRKEIYASACIAGGILYFGLLQTGILVEYITTITIVFIVLIRVFAVRYKISLPASYNK from the coding sequence ATGAATAAATTCTACCTCGACATTATCGAGACCGGCGGTACCATCGCCTTTGGATTGTCAGGCGCATTCATGGCCATGGAAAAAAGGTTAGACCCTTTTGGAGTGATCATTATTACGTTTGTAACAGCCATCGGTGGTGGTACCGTTCGTGATATGCTGATCGGCAAAACCCCGGTGACCTGGTTGCAGGACAATTCCACTGCACTGATAATTCTAGGCACTGCCATTGCGGCGCTCCTTTTCGGCAAATACCTCAAGCAGCTCAGTAAAACAATGTTCTTTTTCGATTCACTCGGATTGGGACTGTTTACTGTTGTGGGGATCGAAAAAGGACAGGAGGCTGGTCTCAGTTCACTGATCTGTATTGCCTTAGGCACCACTACCGGTTGTTTCGGAGGCGTGCTCCGCGATGTACTGCTCAACAATATCCCGCTCATTTTCCGGAAAGAGATTTATGCTTCAGCCTGTATTGCAGGTGGTATTCTGTACTTCGGCTTGTTGCAGACCGGGATCCTGGTGGAGTATATCACCACTATTACCATTGTGTTCATTGTATTGATCCGCGTGTTTGCTGTGAGATATAAAATATCTTTGCCGGCGAGTTACAATAAATAG
- a CDS encoding DUF4998 domain-containing protein, translated as MTKLIFNTVVTVLLVSLSVSCGKMNDVYKDFVKGGAINYTGKADSVKVFPGKGRIQFTYQLRSDPKIIKTVIYWNNRKDSMVQPVQRKPGIDTITTLIPQIAEGTYTFTFVTYDNQGNSSVSVDIPGNVYGSNYESFLTSRPMRTSEMTPQGDALITWYTADPLVIGTEMSYTGIDDQEKVTMLPASELEGVMEDFKDGAPYSYRTMYQPEPNMIDTLYSAATSAEILMDDVTHLYLLNPGNPFEYATYDGTRYGTLKDWTVTANVNNQGGFGSFDNIDDGAYMSISKMTDDNAVVTNGKISQVVNLPAGEYNFIVYFNGKPEAGYSIAAGTGSRVAAALGTTIPNTPSAANALGFSTLSPRTSIAFQLTEPKQVAVGIWSTMSQNTNYFRAVKVKLTKRK; from the coding sequence ATGACGAAACTAATCTTCAATACAGTTGTAACGGTATTATTGGTTTCCCTGTCTGTTTCCTGCGGGAAGATGAACGATGTATACAAGGATTTTGTGAAAGGGGGAGCGATCAATTATACCGGCAAGGCAGACTCCGTGAAAGTGTTTCCCGGAAAGGGCAGGATCCAGTTCACCTATCAGCTCCGTTCAGATCCCAAGATCATCAAAACGGTCATCTACTGGAATAACCGGAAAGATTCGATGGTGCAGCCCGTGCAGCGCAAACCGGGCATCGACACCATTACCACGCTGATTCCACAGATAGCAGAAGGCACTTACACTTTTACATTTGTCACTTACGATAACCAGGGAAATTCCTCCGTGTCAGTAGATATTCCCGGCAATGTATATGGAAGCAATTATGAAAGCTTTCTAACCAGCAGGCCTATGCGCACCAGCGAAATGACACCGCAGGGCGATGCGCTGATCACATGGTATACAGCAGATCCGCTGGTGATCGGAACGGAGATGAGCTATACCGGTATCGATGACCAGGAGAAAGTAACAATGCTGCCCGCTTCCGAGCTGGAGGGTGTGATGGAGGATTTCAAGGATGGCGCTCCTTATTCCTACAGGACGATGTACCAGCCTGAACCCAATATGATCGACACCCTGTACAGTGCGGCAACCTCTGCTGAAATCCTGATGGACGATGTAACGCATTTGTATCTGCTGAACCCCGGTAACCCCTTCGAGTATGCTACGTATGATGGTACGCGTTATGGCACGCTCAAAGACTGGACGGTAACCGCCAATGTGAACAACCAGGGAGGCTTTGGCAGTTTCGACAATATCGATGATGGGGCTTATATGAGCATTTCCAAAATGACGGATGACAATGCAGTGGTGACCAACGGAAAGATCTCACAGGTAGTGAACCTGCCGGCAGGTGAATACAATTTCATCGTTTATTTCAATGGTAAGCCCGAAGCAGGCTATTCCATTGCAGCCGGCACAGGTTCAAGAGTGGCGGCAGCCCTGGGAACCACGATCCCGAATACTCCATCGGCAGCCAATGCACTGGGTTTCTCCACGCTCAGTCCACGCACTTCCATCGCATTCCAACTGACGGAGCCGAAGCAGGTGGCAGTGGGGATCTGGAGTACCATGTCGCAGAACACAAATTATTTCAGGGCAGTAAAAGTAAAACTGACGAAACGTAAATAA
- a CDS encoding alpha-ketoacid dehydrogenase subunit alpha/beta, which produces MENAIHNPLFANEKLSFDKFREEVLNDYRMACESREASLLGRKEVLTGKAKFGIFGDGKEVAQIAAAKFFRRGDWLSGYYRDQTFAFASKQATVEEFFAQLYADPDTANDPHSGGRQMNSHFATQTIDEDGEFLDLVNRRNIAAGLAPTAGQMPRALGMAFASKLFRNSGVLQDLHHLSNEGNEVCFATIGDASTSEGHFWETINAAGVLQVPLAVLVYDDGFGISVPKEFQTTKGSISEALKGFQKKDGTNGFDIYKVRAWDYAGMCEVFETAIRKIRDTHIPALFHVEEVTQPQGHSTSGSHERYKSPEQLEWEREWDGNKKFREWILENELCSEEELHNVEIKAKEHVRDSKNRAWEKYITPVKEQVTEALGMIDELINAGLDAHGDLAKDRQQLASNREPVRRDILQVMHNALLHAGNASAADRLRSYYKEMKAEGYAMYASKLYDESPKSVLNIQTSELTYAYDAPMVNGYEILNRYFDALLSNNPKVVAFGEDVGKIGDVNQGFAGLQAKHGIERVFDTGIRELTIMGQGIGLAMRGLRPIAEIQYLDYLLYGLQPLSDDAATLHWRTKGRQSCPVIVRTRGHRLEGIWHSGSPLGMMINSLRGMHICVPRNMVQAAGMYNTLLQGNDPGIVVECLNGYRLKEKLPNDLLNYTVALGVPEVIREGSDITIVSYGSMLRVIQEAADIMAKHGISCEIVDVQTLLPFDTHQVILQSLKKTNRIVFVDEDVPGGACGYMFNEVMEKQGGYRWLDVAPRTITGKAHRPSYGSDGDYFSKPNTEEIVDVVTEMVNE; this is translated from the coding sequence ATGGAAAACGCCATACACAACCCATTGTTTGCCAACGAAAAATTATCGTTCGACAAGTTCCGGGAGGAAGTGTTGAACGACTACCGTATGGCCTGCGAGAGCAGGGAAGCCAGCCTTTTAGGCCGTAAGGAAGTACTGACCGGGAAAGCCAAATTCGGCATTTTCGGCGACGGAAAGGAAGTTGCCCAGATTGCAGCAGCTAAATTCTTCCGTCGCGGAGACTGGTTATCTGGTTATTATCGTGATCAAACCTTTGCATTTGCCTCCAAACAGGCCACTGTGGAAGAGTTCTTTGCCCAGCTCTATGCTGATCCCGATACTGCCAATGACCCGCATAGCGGTGGCCGCCAGATGAACTCCCACTTCGCCACTCAAACCATTGATGAAGACGGGGAATTCCTCGATCTCGTCAACCGCAGGAACATCGCAGCCGGACTGGCCCCTACAGCCGGACAAATGCCGAGAGCCCTCGGCATGGCATTCGCTTCAAAATTATTCCGCAATTCAGGTGTGTTGCAGGACCTTCACCATCTCAGCAACGAAGGCAATGAAGTTTGCTTCGCTACTATCGGTGATGCCTCCACGTCTGAAGGACATTTCTGGGAAACCATCAACGCCGCCGGCGTACTGCAGGTGCCACTCGCAGTACTCGTGTACGATGATGGCTTCGGTATCTCAGTTCCCAAAGAATTTCAAACTACCAAAGGCTCCATCTCCGAAGCACTCAAAGGCTTCCAGAAAAAAGATGGCACCAATGGTTTCGATATTTACAAAGTACGCGCCTGGGATTATGCCGGCATGTGCGAAGTATTTGAAACAGCTATCCGGAAGATCCGCGATACACATATCCCGGCCCTCTTCCATGTAGAAGAAGTAACTCAGCCACAAGGCCACTCTACTTCAGGTAGCCATGAGCGTTATAAGAGCCCCGAGCAGCTGGAATGGGAACGTGAGTGGGACGGGAACAAGAAGTTCCGCGAATGGATCCTCGAGAACGAGCTCTGCTCCGAAGAGGAACTGCACAATGTGGAGATCAAAGCGAAAGAGCATGTGCGCGACAGTAAGAACCGCGCCTGGGAAAAATACATCACGCCTGTGAAAGAGCAGGTGACTGAAGCCCTGGGCATGATCGATGAACTGATCAATGCAGGCCTCGATGCGCACGGCGACCTGGCGAAAGACAGGCAGCAACTTGCTTCCAACCGCGAGCCCGTGCGCCGCGATATACTGCAGGTAATGCACAATGCCCTGCTGCATGCCGGCAATGCTTCCGCTGCTGATCGTCTCAGATCATATTACAAAGAAATGAAAGCCGAAGGCTATGCCATGTACGCGTCCAAATTGTACGATGAAAGCCCGAAGAGCGTTCTCAATATTCAAACTTCAGAACTGACTTACGCCTACGACGCACCGATGGTGAATGGCTACGAGATCCTCAACCGCTATTTCGATGCGTTGCTGAGCAACAATCCCAAAGTAGTGGCTTTCGGAGAGGATGTAGGTAAGATCGGCGATGTGAACCAGGGCTTCGCGGGCCTCCAGGCCAAACATGGCATCGAGCGTGTGTTTGATACCGGTATACGCGAGCTCACTATCATGGGACAGGGCATTGGCCTCGCAATGCGCGGTTTGCGTCCCATCGCAGAGATCCAGTACCTCGATTATCTTTTATACGGTCTGCAGCCACTCAGCGATGATGCTGCCACCCTCCACTGGCGCACCAAGGGCCGCCAAAGCTGTCCGGTGATTGTGCGCACACGTGGCCACAGGCTGGAAGGTATCTGGCATAGCGGCTCTCCGCTGGGTATGATGATCAATTCCCTCCGCGGCATGCATATCTGCGTACCACGCAATATGGTGCAGGCAGCCGGTATGTACAATACCCTGCTGCAGGGTAATGATCCCGGCATTGTTGTGGAATGTCTCAATGGTTATCGTCTGAAAGAAAAACTTCCCAATGATCTGCTGAACTACACAGTGGCGCTCGGTGTTCCTGAAGTGATCCGTGAAGGTTCAGATATCACCATCGTTTCCTATGGCTCCATGCTCCGCGTGATCCAGGAAGCGGCCGATATTATGGCGAAGCACGGCATCAGTTGCGAGATCGTGGATGTGCAAACATTGCTGCCATTCGATACACATCAGGTGATCCTGCAAAGCCTGAAGAAAACCAATCGCATCGTGTTCGTGGACGAAGATGTGCCGGGCGGCGCATGCGGATACATGTTCAACGAAGTGATGGAAAAACAAGGCGGTTACCGCTGGTTGGATGTGGCCCCCCGCACCATCACCGGTAAAGCGCACAGGCCCAGCTACGGCAGCGACGGCGATTATTTCAGCAAGCCCAACACCGAAGAGATCGTGGATGTGGTAACTGAAATGGTAAATGAATAA